The Actinoplanes sp. N902-109 genomic interval GAAGCGGGCCTGGCGCACCACGTCGAGGGTGCGCTGGAAGTCGTCCTCGGTCTCGCCGGGGAAGCCGACGATGATGTCGGTGGTGATCGCCGCGTCGGGCATGGCCGCGCGGACCTTGTCGATGATCCCCAGGTATTTCTCGGAACGGTAGCTGCGGCGCATCGCCTTGAGCACCCGGTCGGAGCCGGACTGCAGCGGCATGTGCAGCGAGTGGCAGACGGTGGGCGTCTCGGCCATCGCGGCGATCACGTCGTCGGTGAAGTCCTTGGGGTGCGGGCTGGTGAACCGGACCCGCTCCAGACCCTCGATGGTGCCGGTCGAGCGCAGCAGCTTGCCGAAGGCCAGGCGGTCGCCGAACTCCACGCCGTACGAGTTGACGTTCTGACCCAGCAGGGTGACCTCGAGCACGCCCTCCTTGGCCAGGGCCTCGACCTCGGCCAGGATCTCGCCGGGACGGCGGTCCTTCTCCTTGCCGCGCAGCGACGGCACGATGCAGAAGGTGCAGGTGTTGTTGCAGCCCACCGAGATGGAGACCCATCCGGCGTACGTCGACTCGCGCTTGGTGGGCAGCGTCGACGGGAAGACCTCGAGCGCCTCGAGGATCTCGACCTCGGCCTCCTGGTTGTGCCGGGCCCGTTCGAGCAGGGCCGGCAGCGAGCCGATGTTGTGCGTGCCGAACACCACATCGACCCAGGGCGCCCGCTTGACGATGTCGCCGCGGTCCTTCTGGGCCAGACAACCACCGACGGCGATCTGCATGCCGGGGTTCTTGAGCTTGGTGGGGCGCAGGTGACCCAGGTTGCCGTAGAGGCGGTTGTCCGCGTTCTCCCGGACCGCGCACGTGTTGAAGACCACGACATCGGCCGCGTCGGCGTCGACGGCACGGACGTAGCCCGCGTCCTCCATCAGCCCGGAGATGCGCTCGCTGTCGTGCACGTTCATCTGGCAGCCGTACGTGCGCACGTCGTACGTGCGGGGTCCGGCGTCTGGGGCTCCGGTGTTCGGCGCTCCGGTATTCGGCGCTCCGGTGTTCGGCGCTCCGGTAGCTGGCCTCGCCTCAGTGGTGGCAATCGTCTCAGTCATGGCAATCAACCAGGGTAGTCCCTATCGCGGTGCGGGCGCCTCGGGCGTCGGGTCAGGCTTCCACCGCGAGGTCGCGCATCCGGCGGCCAGGGCACAGGCCGGATCCGCGCCGGTGCAGGGACGGGCGTGCCGGCGTTCTGCGCCGTCGTCGGTCTCGCTCTCGTCGACATGTACGGCGCGCAGCCCGCCATCGGGGCTGATCCGCAGATACCGGGTGGGGTGCAGGGTGTCGTCGGGCAGCAGGACGGCGACGCCGAGCCGGGCCGCGACGGCCCGGGCGATGGCATGTTCGGGCAGACCGGAGGGGGCGAGAAAACATTCCAGCGAGGTCGGGAAGTCGCCGCCGGTGTGCCACACGTCGCAGAGCATCGCCCCGTCGACCGGCGCCCCGAGCGTCGCGACCGGGCGCTGGAGCACGGTCGAGAGGGCCTCGCACACGGTGGTGACCTCCAGCTCCGCGGCGAAGCTCCAACTCCAGAGCCCGTCGGTCTGATCGGTGTCGGCCATACCGCTCATCGTGGACACTCCCTCCGGTACGCATCCGCGGTGTTACTGCTCCGTGACCATTCTCGGCGCGTTCCGATATCACCGCGCCCCTAGAGTGACCCCATCCGGGTGAAGCCCGCGACGAAGCTCTACGACAGGACGGTGGTCAGACGGTGACGACGAGCGAGCCACTCATCGTCCTCGAAGGCGTGAACAAGTACTTCGGCCCGCTGCACGTCCTGCAGGATGTCAACCTCGCGGTGGACCGCGGCGAGGTGGTCGTCGTGATCGGACCGTCCGGGTCGGGGAAATCCACGCTGTGCCGGGCGATCAACCGCCTCGAGCCGATCAGCTCCGGCACCATCACGTTCGACGGCCGCCCGCTGCCCGCCGAGGGCAAGGCCCTCGCGCAGCTGCGCAGCGAGGTCGGCATGGTGTTCCAGTCGTTCAACCTGTTCGCGCACAAGACCATCCTGCAGAACGTCATGCTGGGCCCGATCAAGGTACGGGGCGAGAAGGCCGCCGCCGTCCGGGAGCGCGCCATGACCCTGCTCGAACGGGTCGGCATCGCGAGCCAGGCCGAGAAGTACCCGGCCCAGCTGTCCGGCGGCCAGCAGCAGCGGGTGGCAATCGCCCGGGCGCTGGCCATGCAGCCCAAGGCGTTGCTGTTCGACGAGCCCACCAGCGCGCTCGACCCCGAGATGGTCGGCGAGGTGCTCGACGTGATGACGTCGCTGGCCCGCGAGGGCATGACCATGGTCGTGGTCACCCACGAGATGGGGTTCGCGCGGCACGCCGCCAACCGGGTGGTGTTCATGGCCGACGGTCAGCTCGTCGAGCAGGCCGCACCGGAGGAGTTCTTCGCCAACCCCCGGAGCGACCGCGCCAAGGACTTCCTGTCCAAGATCCTGACGCACTGAGCGTCCGCGGTGGACCTTCGGGGTTCTGACAGATGCCTTGCATGACCTCCGCCGAGGTCGTGCACTTCCAGTTTGTTGCACCAATTTCGAGGAGCGTGACGATGCGCATCACCCGTTTGACAGCAGTGGTCGGGGCCTTGGCCCTGGCGATGGCCGCAGCAGCTTGTGGCGGCGACGACAGCGGGTCGGGCTCGGCCAGCGGCATCGTCGGCAAGGCCAGCAAGGACAAGAAGCTCGTCTTCGGCGTCAAGGCCGACCAGCCCGGCCTCGGCCTGCAGACCGGCGGCAGCTACACCGGCTTCGACATCGAGATCACGAAGATCATCGCCAAGGGTCTGGGCGTGCCCGAGTCCGGCATCGAGTACAAGACCACGGTGTCGGCCAACCGCGAGCCGTTCATCCAGCAGGGCCAGGTGGACGTCGTCGTCGCGACGTACACGATCAACGACGATCGCAAGAAGGTCGTCAACTTCGCCGGTCCGTACTACGTCGCCGGCCAGGACCTGCTGGTGCGCGCCGACGAGACGGCCATCACCGGGCCGGAGTCGCTGGCGGGCAAGAAGGTCTGCTCGGTTTCCGGCTCCACGCCGGCCAAGCGGATCCAGACCGACTACAAGGACGCGAAGCTCCAGCAGTTCGACTCGTACTCCAAGTGCGTGACGGCGCTGGCCGACAAGTCCGTGGACGCGGTCACCACCGACGACATCATCCTGGCCGGGTACGCCGCCCAGGACCAGTACGCCGGCAAGCTCAAGGTCGTCGGCAAGAAGTTCAGCGACGAGCCGTACGGCATCGGGGTCAAGAAGTCCGACACCGAGGGCTGCAACAAGATCAATGAGATCCTCAAGACGGCCGCGACCGACGGCTCGTACAAGGCCGCCTGGGACGCCACGCTCGGCAAGAGCGGCTCGGCCGCTCCCACCCTGGACGTCTCCAAGCTGACCAACTGCAGCTGATCGTTGTCTGATCGAGGGGCGGGACCGGCCGGGGCCGGTCCCGCCCCTCGCGATACAAGCACTGGAGCGAGGGCGATGGACGTCTTCACGGATTCCGCCAACATCGACACGTACGTGACCGGGTTCCTCTGGATCCTCAAGCTCACGGCCGCCGGGGCGGTGGGCGCGCTGGTGCTCGGCGTCCTGCTGGCCGCGATGCGGGTGTCCCCGGTGCCGGTACTGCGCGGCTTCGGCACGGCCTGGGTGAACATCTTCCGGAACACGCCGCTGACGCTGATCGTGTTCTTCTGCTACTTCGGCCTGTACTCCGCGCTCGGCTTCGAGCTGTCGGACGACATCGACACCAACAACTACTGGCTCGGTGTGGTCGGGCTCTCGGTCTACACCGCTGCCTTCGTGTGCGAGGCGATCCGCTCCGGCATCAACACCGTGCCGGTCGGGCAGGCCGAGGCGGCCCGCGCCATCGGCATGTCGTTCCTGCAGACGCTGACGCTGATCGTGCTGCCGCAGGCCGCCCGCGCGGTGGTCGCGCCGCTCGGCAGCACTTTCATCGCGCTCGCCAAGAACGCCACCATCGTCGGCACCATCGGGCTGATGGAGTCGTCGACCGCGATGAAGGACCTCATCAACGCCAACGGCGACGCGGTGATCCCGATCTTCCTGGTGTTCGCCGGCACCTTCGCCATCGTCCTGATTCCCACCGGCTACCTGTTCGGGTGGCTGGCCAACCGTCTGGCGGTGAAGCGGTGAGCGCCAACACCGACGCTGTCCTGTACGACCACCCGGGGCCGCGCGCCAAGGTGCGCAACACAGCCCTGACGATCGTCTTCGGCATCGGCCTGCTGCTGGTGCTCTGGTGGATCTACCGCAAGTTCGACGCCAAGGGGCAGTGGGCGGGGCCGCTGTGGCACCCGTTCGTCGAGGGCTCGACGTGGACCTCGTACATCCTGCCCGGCCTGTGGTCCACCGTCAGCGCGGCCGCGGTGGCGATGGTGTTCTCCCTGATCTTCGGCATCGTGTTCGCCGTGGGCCGGCTCTCCGACCACCGGTGGCTGAGCGTGCCGTCGGGCGTGGTGGTCGAGTTCTTCCGGGCCGTACCGCTGCTGCTGATGATGTTCTTCATCTTCTTCGGCATCCCGTTCCTCACCGAGGAACCCATGCCGCCGTTCTGGGCGGTCGTGCTCGGCCTGACGTTCTACAACGGTTCGGTGCTGGCCGAGGCGTTCCGGGCGGGCATCCGAGCGGTCCCCACCGGCCAGAGTGAAGCCGGCTACGCCATCGGCATGCGCAAGAACCAGGTGATGCGCGAGATCCTGATCCCGCAGGCGGCCCGCGCCATGCTGCCGGTGATCGTGAGCCAGCTCGTCGTGCTGGTGAAGGACACCGCGCTGGGCTACATCATCGGCTACACCGAGCTGCTCCAGGACGGCGTCAACACCGTCGGCGCCAACTTCGGCAACGTCGTGGCGGCCGCGATCGTCGCAGCCATCATCTACATCATCCTGAACGCATCGCTCACGTTCTTCGCCGGCGTGCTGGAACGGCGCACCCGGCGCAGCGGGCGGGCTCCCCGGGCCTCCGCCGGTCCCGCCCCGGCCACGGTTAACGCCACCCCCGAGACCCTCTGACCCACCGCGGGTGGGTGCCGGCAAGCGGTGCCCACCCGGGCCGGGTCAGCCGGACAGGCCGGGTCAGCGTGCGAGTTCCGTGACGCGGGATTCGCGGACGACGGTGACGCGGATCTGGCCCGGGTAGGTGAGTTCTTCCTCGATCTGTTTGGCGACGTCACGGGCGAGGACGGCGGCGCCGATGTCGTCGACGTCGTCGGGGCGGACCATGACGCGGATCTCGCGGCCGGCCTGCATGGCGAAGACCTTGTCGACGCCGGGTTTGCCGCCGGCGATTTCCTCGATGCGTTCGAGCCGCTTGACGTAGGCCTCGAGGCTTTCGCGGCGGGCTCCCGGGCGGCCGCCGGAACAGGCGTCGGCGGCTTGGGTGAGAACGGCTTCGATGGTTTGCGGCTGGACTTCGTTGTGGTGCGCTTCGATGGCGTGGACCACGTCGTCGGACTCGCCGTATTTGCGGGCGAGGTCGGCACCGATCAAGGCATGGCTGCCCTCGACCTCGTGGGTGAGAGCCTTACCGATGTCGTGCAGGAAGGCGCACCGTTTCATGGTGACGGCGTCGAGACCGAGTTCGGCGGCCATGATGCCGGCGATGTGGGCTGTTTCGACGAGGTGTTTGAGGACGTTCTGGCCGTAGCTGGTGCGGTAGCGCAAACGCCCGAGCAGCGTCACGAGTTGCGGGTGCAGATCGGTGATGCCGACATCCACGAGGGCTTCTTCGGCGGCGCGTTCGCAGAGGCGGTCGACCTCGTTCTTGGCGCTTTCGAAGACCTCCTCGATGCGGTGCGGGTGGATGCGGCCGTCGAGCACCAGCTTCTCCAGGGTGAGCCGGCCGACTTCGCGGCGTACCGGGTCGAAGCAGGAGAGCAGCACCGCTTCCGGGGTGTCGTCGATGATGAGGTTGACGCCGGTGACCGATTCGAAGGCCCGGATGTTGCGACCCTCGCGGCCGATGATCCGGCCTTTCATCTCGTCGCTGGGCAGGTGCAGGACGCTGACGACGCTTTCCGCGGTCTGTTCGCTGGCGATGCGTTGAATGGCGTCGACCACGATGTGCCGGGCGCGGGTGTCGGCGGTGCTTTTCGCCTCGTTCTCGATGTCGCGGACCACGATGGCCGCTTCGCGCTTGGCCTGGCCCTCGATGGTCTCGATAAGCTCGGTGCGGGCCTGCTCGGCGGTGAGGTTCGCGATGCGTTCGAGCTCTTTCTTGTGCTGCTGCTCGATTTCCTCGCTCAATTGCTCGCGGGCGGCGAGCTTGGCTTCCCGCTCGGTCAGTTCGGCGTCCCGCTTGGCCAGGCGGCGTTCCCGTTCGACGAGGCGTTCGACCTCCTCGGCATGCAGGCGCTCACGTTCGTCGATGCGGGCGGCGCGCCGTTCGACCTCGGCGGACTGCTCCTTGACGGTGGTGTTGAGCAGGGCGACTTCGCGTTCACCACTGCGGCGGGCGGCGGTGCGGACCTGCTCGGCGTCGGCTTCGGCCTGGCGGTGGGCGTGCTCGAGGATCGTGTCGGCTTCCTCGTGCGCCGATTCCAGGACCCGTTTCGCCTCGGCCCGGGCGGCGGTCGCTTCGGCCTTCGCGGCGGCGGCTTCCGCTCGTACGGACGCGGCCTTGGCCTTGGCGTCATCGATCTTCGCGGCGTGCTCTCGTGCCTGCTCGCGCGTCTGCTCGTCGGTGCTGCGCGTGCTCTGCAGGTGGCGCAGCGCACGGGCGCCCAGGACCAGGCCGGCCGCCACGAACGCGGCAAGAACGACGATCGCCACCACGAGCACCCAGTCGAGGGCCGTCATCTCGCCGCTTCTCCCTTCGCCGCGCCGCAGCGCGCTGTGTGCTCACGCGGAGTGATCCTGCCGTGGGCGCAGAGGCGGGATGCCCGACCAAAGGCGGCTTGACGCGGGTGCTGTCGACCGGCGGCTCGGGTGACCCGGCGCCGCTGGGCGCGGCGGGAGGCATCGTTGCCGACAGTGACCGCGGGTGGTGCTGATCTGCTGCCCGCGCGGTCGGCGGGCTACTTTTCCTCCTCGTGCGCCGTTGCGCGGGCGAGCTCCACCC includes:
- the miaB gene encoding tRNA (N6-isopentenyl adenosine(37)-C2)-methylthiotransferase MiaB; the encoded protein is MRTYGCQMNVHDSERISGLMEDAGYVRAVDADAADVVVFNTCAVRENADNRLYGNLGHLRPTKLKNPGMQIAVGGCLAQKDRGDIVKRAPWVDVVFGTHNIGSLPALLERARHNQEAEVEILEALEVFPSTLPTKRESTYAGWVSISVGCNNTCTFCIVPSLRGKEKDRRPGEILAEVEALAKEGVLEVTLLGQNVNSYGVEFGDRLAFGKLLRSTGTIEGLERVRFTSPHPKDFTDDVIAAMAETPTVCHSLHMPLQSGSDRVLKAMRRSYRSEKYLGIIDKVRAAMPDAAITTDIIVGFPGETEDDFQRTLDVVRQARFSSAFTFQYSKRPGTPAAVMDEQLPKQVVQERYERLIATLEEITWAENKRLVGEKVEVLVAVGEGRKDERTGRLSGRARDGRLVHFATGDLALRPGDVIETVVTYAAPHHLNADGAPLTHRRTRAGDAFEAGRTPKLPGVSLGLPTIGVPAPLPAADGCSR
- a CDS encoding amino acid ABC transporter ATP-binding protein; this encodes MTTSEPLIVLEGVNKYFGPLHVLQDVNLAVDRGEVVVVIGPSGSGKSTLCRAINRLEPISSGTITFDGRPLPAEGKALAQLRSEVGMVFQSFNLFAHKTILQNVMLGPIKVRGEKAAAVRERAMTLLERVGIASQAEKYPAQLSGGQQQRVAIARALAMQPKALLFDEPTSALDPEMVGEVLDVMTSLAREGMTMVVVTHEMGFARHAANRVVFMADGQLVEQAAPEEFFANPRSDRAKDFLSKILTH
- the rny gene encoding ribonuclease Y, translating into MTALDWVLVVAIVVLAAFVAAGLVLGARALRHLQSTRSTDEQTREQAREHAAKIDDAKAKAASVRAEAAAAKAEATAARAEAKRVLESAHEEADTILEHAHRQAEADAEQVRTAARRSGEREVALLNTTVKEQSAEVERRAARIDERERLHAEEVERLVERERRLAKRDAELTEREAKLAAREQLSEEIEQQHKKELERIANLTAEQARTELIETIEGQAKREAAIVVRDIENEAKSTADTRARHIVVDAIQRIASEQTAESVVSVLHLPSDEMKGRIIGREGRNIRAFESVTGVNLIIDDTPEAVLLSCFDPVRREVGRLTLEKLVLDGRIHPHRIEEVFESAKNEVDRLCERAAEEALVDVGITDLHPQLVTLLGRLRYRTSYGQNVLKHLVETAHIAGIMAAELGLDAVTMKRCAFLHDIGKALTHEVEGSHALIGADLARKYGESDDVVHAIEAHHNEVQPQTIEAVLTQAADACSGGRPGARRESLEAYVKRLERIEEIAGGKPGVDKVFAMQAGREIRVMVRPDDVDDIGAAVLARDVAKQIEEELTYPGQIRVTVVRESRVTELAR
- a CDS encoding glutamate ABC transporter substrate-binding protein, whose amino-acid sequence is MRITRLTAVVGALALAMAAAACGGDDSGSGSASGIVGKASKDKKLVFGVKADQPGLGLQTGGSYTGFDIEITKIIAKGLGVPESGIEYKTTVSANREPFIQQGQVDVVVATYTINDDRKKVVNFAGPYYVAGQDLLVRADETAITGPESLAGKKVCSVSGSTPAKRIQTDYKDAKLQQFDSYSKCVTALADKSVDAVTTDDIILAGYAAQDQYAGKLKVVGKKFSDEPYGIGVKKSDTEGCNKINEILKTAATDGSYKAAWDATLGKSGSAAPTLDVSKLTNCS
- a CDS encoding amino acid ABC transporter permease gives rise to the protein MDVFTDSANIDTYVTGFLWILKLTAAGAVGALVLGVLLAAMRVSPVPVLRGFGTAWVNIFRNTPLTLIVFFCYFGLYSALGFELSDDIDTNNYWLGVVGLSVYTAAFVCEAIRSGINTVPVGQAEAARAIGMSFLQTLTLIVLPQAARAVVAPLGSTFIALAKNATIVGTIGLMESSTAMKDLINANGDAVIPIFLVFAGTFAIVLIPTGYLFGWLANRLAVKR
- a CDS encoding amino acid ABC transporter permease, whose protein sequence is MSANTDAVLYDHPGPRAKVRNTALTIVFGIGLLLVLWWIYRKFDAKGQWAGPLWHPFVEGSTWTSYILPGLWSTVSAAAVAMVFSLIFGIVFAVGRLSDHRWLSVPSGVVVEFFRAVPLLLMMFFIFFGIPFLTEEPMPPFWAVVLGLTFYNGSVLAEAFRAGIRAVPTGQSEAGYAIGMRKNQVMREILIPQAARAMLPVIVSQLVVLVKDTALGYIIGYTELLQDGVNTVGANFGNVVAAAIVAAIIYIILNASLTFFAGVLERRTRRSGRAPRASAGPAPATVNATPETL